From a single Myxocyprinus asiaticus isolate MX2 ecotype Aquarium Trade chromosome 33, UBuf_Myxa_2, whole genome shotgun sequence genomic region:
- the LOC127423962 gene encoding kelch-like protein 22 has product MANDLVSCTTEGRGAVCSAQPCPRQKYCSNGHSQGLLEGLLMLRQGGILFDVVLMVEDKPIQAHRILLAASCDYFRGMFAGGLREMQQTEIPVHGVTYTAMTKLLDFIYTSELELDLETVQEVLCAATLLQIQDVIGFCCDFLFSWLDDENILEVEKLADIYGLNQLGEKIRSYLLKNIQTFSRTPVYRKLPAEKVLSILSSNDLEVSSENEVFEAALHYHYTPEQVEKDQVCLQDPLRMLEAVRFCLMEKHILQRLHSRLKQCSLRDCVAAALRYHSQELWQPVMQTPLTQPRCSSQCILGFGGMYSSSALVDNEERFQVFQPSWGEWRSLTADRAPRMSNMGIGVLNNFVYLVGGDKNTSGFRAEARCWRYDPRHNSWCTIEPLQQQHADHCVCVVDKYIYAIGGRDYTNELDCVERYNPQTNTWEYVAPLKREVYAHAGAVIDGKIYIACGRRGMAYLKETYCYDPTGNYWSICAEGPVERAWHGMAALNGRAYVIGGSNDGCGYRRDVLKVACYNPTADVWSVVSPLPAGHGEPGMAILDGCIYVLGGRSHDKGSRMKYVHIYNAEEDHWESGTALEDRVSGLSACVVLLPQATVAHARSWEQRAKASWEEVDWDDSDNSSED; this is encoded by the exons ATGGCTAATGACTTGGTCTCCTGTACAACTGAAGGGCGAGGGGCCGTTTGCTCTGCTCAGCCTTGTCCCAGACAGAAATATTGCAGCAATGGTCATTCACAGGGACTGCTAGAGGGGCTCCTGATGCTGCGACAAGGGGGGATTCTGTTTGATGTGGTTCTTATGGTAGAAGATAAGCCCATCCAAGCTCACCGTATCCTTCTGGCAGCTTCATGTGACTATTTCAG GGGAATGTTTGCTGGAGGTTTGCGGGAGATGCAGCAAACTGAGATCCCTGTTCATGGGGTCACATACACAGCAATGACTAAACTTCTGGACTTCATCTACACCTCTGAGCTGGAGTTGGACCTGGAAACAGTGCAGGAGGTGTTGTGTGCAGCGACCCTTCTACAG ATCCAAGATGTGATTGGCTTCTGCTGTGACTTCCTGTTCTCCTGGCTGGATGATGAAAACATCCTGGAGGTGGAGAAGCTAGCTGACATCTATGGCCTGAATCAGCTCGGGGAGAAAATTCGCTCCTATCTCCTCAAAAATATCCAGACGTTCTCACGTACACCAGTATATCGGAAACTTCCTGCAGAAAAGGTGCTGAGCATTCTTTCCAGCAATGATCTGGAGGTGAGCTCAGAGAATGAGGTGTTTGAAGCAGCCCTGCATTACCATTACACACCTGAACAAGTGGAGAAGGACCAGGTGTGCTtacag GATCCATTGCGGATGTTGGAAGCGGTGCGGTTCTGCCTAATGGAGAAGCACATCCTACAGCGTTTGCACAGTCGATTAAAACAGTGCTCGCTGCGGGACTGTGTGGCCGCCGCTCTGCGTTACCACAGTCAGGAGCTATGGCAGCCGGTGATGCAAACCCCACTTACTCAGCCACGCTGCAGCTCCCAATGTATTCTGGGCTTTGGTGGCATGTATTCATCCAGCGCACTTGTGGACAATGAAGAGCGCTTCCAGGTGTTCCAGCCCTCCTGGGGGGAGTGGCGTAGTCTCACTGCAGATCGGGCTCCTCGCATGTCCAACATGGGAATTGGGGTGCTTAATAACTTTGTCTACTTGGTTGGTGGAGACAAGAACACAAGTGGCTTCCGTGCTGAAGCTCGATGCTGGCG GTACGATCCTAGGCACAACAGCTGGTGTACGATTGAACCGTTACAACAACAGCATGCGGATCATTGTGTCTGTGTGGTTGATAAATATATCTACGCCATCGGAGGACGCGATTACACTAATGAATTGGACTGTGTTGAGCGTTACAATCCTCAAACCAACACCTGGGAATATGTGGCACCGCTGAAACGAGAG GTATATGCCCACGCTGGAGCAGTGATTGATGGCAAGATCTACATTGCGTGTGGTCGCCGGGGAATGGCCTATCTGAAGGAGACCTACTGTTATGATCCCACTGGCAATTACTGGAGCATATGTGCTGAGGGCCCGGTGGAGCGCGCCTGGCATGGAATGGCAGCACTGAATGGCCGGGCTTATGTCATTGGAGGAAGCAACGATGGTTGCGGTTACCGACGAGACGTCCTCAAG gTGGCATGCTACAACCCAACAGCAGATGTGTGGTCTGTGGTGAGCCCATTGCCTGCTGGACATGGAGAGCCAGGGATGGCCATTCTCGATGGATGCATATACGTCCTGGGTGGAAGGTCACATGATAAGGGCAGTCGCATGAAGTACGTACACATTTATAATGCAGAGGAGGACCATTGGGAGAGCGGAACAGCCCTCGAGGACCGCGTATCCGGGCTTTCAGCTTGCGTGGTTCTTCTGCCTCAGGCAACCGTGGCCCATGCACGCAGCTGGGAACAGAGAGCTAAAGCATCATGGGAGGAGGTAGACTGGGACGACTCTGACAACTCCAGCGAGGACTAA